The Streptomyces europaeiscabiei genome window below encodes:
- the fxsT gene encoding FxSxx-COOH system tetratricopeptide repeat protein produces the protein MAQSRNGTVITFYSYKGGTGRTMALANVAWILAANGHRVLAVDWDLEAPGLHKFFHPFLDAHLLRGTPGLINLIDEYRREALRNLPDRAADWHRSYARVRPHALSLDWAFPDGGSLDFLSAGKRHRDYPIVGNMDWDRFYASYGGGQFFDAMRADMQRYYDFTLIDSRTGLSDLADICTVQMPDTLVVCYTLSEQSIEGAASVAQDIKELHGDKGIRILPVAMRIDLGEKDKLDAGRARAKERFSGLPAGLNSDQLADYWASTEVLYQPYYAYEEILAAFGDPPKSANSMLSACERLTSVITEERVTKLPPISEAKRARYKSAYTRQRPTPPSQLTLYYVSEDRMWVDWLESVLRGAGFEVTPKNVQSMPTAEIGAEAMPGGAHRVLAVLSPSFVDSRRARAAWEAAVHSSGSEKRQQPVSIRIDDVQLSLPFAARGVIDLKGLTETQAYTTLLNGLDRPESVSTVTPSARGLRFPILGRRISNVPARYRWFTGRSTILDRLRQQLTANRSGQRVPQVLHGFGGVGKTHLAREYAHRFMADYDLVWWVDAEQPELVPPKLAALARHLELGVGEDVKEAAESVIQALRNGEPFNRWLLIFDNVEDLDKVLHSFPEYTGPVPDDVYGHIITTTRTRPALPKVQPLEMEVFTREESVEHLCRRVPGLSEEDGGLVADAVGDLPLAIEVAAAWLEATATPVDAYIEQLREQSTQVLSVKEAVEAVDYPRSVGATWNISINRLRDESPAAARLLELCAFFAAEPISMALIGSDAMIRALLPYDRDLRARYMLGRVTQALNRFALAKVDSTDNSIQVHRLVQAAVRDSMDEQKFDDTIHEVHRILAAARPPEEALDDPAQWPGYEVIWPHLTPSDIRNCSEEEPRQLMVYRVRYLWKRGDLHAARTLSTQLNEFWSGEFPNATDEQILNLRFELANVLRSQGQYQDALDLDEKTLADQRQLLGDDHPSILITSGSFAADLRAVGRFTEALELDQRIYRGFREIFGEDHPRTLTSANNLAIDYRLAGQSEDARRLDEDTVRRRTALLGTLHPYTLTTQGHHARDLRELGDYKNSVDILREVREGFKQVMNPNVPEVLRVDKSLAVSLRKDGQVAEALRITQETWETYTLYRDRYGSTIPEALACGLNLAADYFATDPEHGAARAVELVDEVLEGYRNIFGPEHPFVMCCLNNLSIYRRALGEAERAAELSERARDALAADLGGDHPAVLSAGLNLANAYGDLGLHNRAEQWERLAIEGFRARFGADHPDVLVSTGNLSVTLRGMRRGDEAERLQQQAESRLSQLLGDAHPVTESVRAGRRVGRDLEPQQT, from the coding sequence ATGGCGCAAAGCCGCAACGGCACCGTGATCACGTTCTACTCGTACAAGGGCGGTACCGGACGGACCATGGCACTCGCCAATGTGGCGTGGATCCTGGCCGCGAACGGCCATCGTGTGCTGGCCGTCGACTGGGACCTGGAGGCACCGGGCCTCCACAAGTTCTTCCACCCCTTCCTGGACGCCCATTTACTGCGTGGCACGCCCGGGTTGATCAACCTCATAGACGAGTACCGGCGGGAGGCCCTGCGCAATCTGCCCGACCGGGCGGCGGACTGGCACCGCAGTTACGCACGGGTCCGGCCGCACGCGCTCTCCCTCGACTGGGCCTTCCCCGACGGCGGCAGCCTGGACTTCCTGTCCGCCGGGAAGCGGCACCGCGACTACCCCATCGTCGGCAACATGGACTGGGACCGCTTCTACGCGAGCTACGGCGGCGGCCAGTTCTTCGACGCGATGCGCGCCGACATGCAGCGCTACTACGACTTCACCCTGATCGACAGCCGTACCGGTCTCAGCGACCTCGCGGACATCTGCACCGTGCAGATGCCCGACACCCTGGTCGTCTGCTACACCCTCAGCGAGCAGAGCATCGAGGGTGCCGCCTCCGTCGCCCAGGACATCAAGGAACTCCACGGTGACAAGGGCATCCGCATCCTGCCCGTCGCCATGCGCATCGACCTCGGCGAGAAGGACAAGCTCGACGCCGGGCGTGCCCGCGCCAAGGAACGCTTCTCCGGGCTGCCGGCCGGCCTGAACTCCGACCAGCTGGCCGACTACTGGGCGTCGACGGAGGTCCTCTACCAGCCGTACTACGCCTACGAGGAGATCCTCGCGGCGTTCGGCGACCCGCCGAAGTCGGCCAACTCCATGCTGAGCGCCTGTGAGCGGCTCACCTCGGTCATCACCGAGGAGCGGGTGACCAAGCTGCCGCCGATCAGCGAGGCGAAGCGGGCCCGGTACAAGAGCGCGTACACCCGGCAGCGGCCGACGCCGCCGTCCCAGCTGACGCTCTACTACGTGTCCGAGGACCGGATGTGGGTGGACTGGCTCGAATCCGTGCTGCGCGGCGCGGGTTTCGAGGTGACGCCCAAGAACGTCCAGTCGATGCCCACGGCCGAGATCGGCGCCGAGGCCATGCCCGGCGGGGCGCACCGGGTGCTCGCCGTGCTCTCGCCGAGCTTCGTCGACTCCCGCCGGGCACGGGCGGCGTGGGAGGCGGCCGTGCACTCCAGCGGCTCGGAGAAACGGCAGCAGCCGGTGTCGATCCGCATCGACGACGTACAGCTCAGCCTTCCGTTCGCGGCCCGGGGCGTCATCGACCTCAAGGGCCTGACCGAGACCCAGGCGTACACCACGCTGCTGAACGGACTGGACCGCCCTGAGTCCGTCTCCACCGTGACCCCGAGCGCCCGCGGGCTGCGGTTCCCCATACTCGGCCGACGGATCTCCAACGTCCCGGCCCGATACCGCTGGTTCACCGGTCGCTCCACGATCCTGGACCGGCTGCGCCAGCAGCTGACCGCGAACCGCTCCGGACAGCGCGTGCCCCAGGTCCTGCACGGCTTCGGCGGTGTGGGCAAGACGCACCTCGCCCGTGAGTACGCCCACCGGTTCATGGCGGACTACGACCTGGTGTGGTGGGTCGACGCCGAGCAGCCGGAGCTGGTGCCGCCGAAGCTGGCCGCGCTCGCCCGGCACCTCGAACTCGGCGTCGGCGAGGACGTCAAGGAGGCGGCCGAATCGGTCATCCAGGCCCTCAGGAACGGTGAGCCGTTCAACCGATGGCTGTTGATCTTCGACAACGTCGAGGACCTGGACAAGGTGCTCCACAGCTTCCCGGAGTACACCGGCCCCGTCCCCGACGACGTCTACGGCCACATCATCACCACCACCCGCACCCGGCCCGCGCTGCCCAAGGTCCAGCCGCTGGAGATGGAGGTCTTCACCCGCGAGGAGAGCGTGGAGCACCTGTGCCGCCGGGTGCCCGGGCTGAGCGAGGAGGACGGCGGGCTGGTCGCCGACGCGGTGGGCGACCTGCCGCTCGCCATCGAGGTGGCGGCCGCGTGGCTGGAGGCGACGGCCACCCCCGTCGACGCCTACATCGAACAACTGCGCGAGCAGTCCACCCAGGTGCTCTCCGTCAAGGAGGCCGTGGAGGCCGTGGACTACCCGCGGTCCGTCGGAGCCACCTGGAACATCTCCATCAACCGCCTCCGCGATGAGTCCCCGGCCGCCGCCCGTCTCCTCGAACTGTGCGCCTTCTTCGCCGCCGAGCCCATCTCCATGGCCCTCATCGGCAGCGACGCGATGATCAGGGCGCTGCTGCCGTACGACCGGGATCTGCGCGCCCGTTACATGCTCGGCCGGGTCACCCAGGCGCTGAACCGCTTCGCCCTGGCCAAGGTCGACTCGACCGACAACTCCATCCAGGTGCACCGCCTCGTCCAGGCCGCCGTGCGCGACAGCATGGACGAGCAGAAGTTCGACGACACCATCCACGAGGTGCACCGCATCCTCGCCGCCGCCCGACCGCCCGAGGAGGCCCTGGACGACCCCGCCCAGTGGCCCGGCTACGAGGTGATCTGGCCGCATCTGACGCCCTCGGACATCCGCAACTGCTCGGAGGAGGAACCGCGGCAGCTGATGGTCTACCGCGTCCGGTATCTGTGGAAGCGGGGCGACCTGCACGCCGCCCGCACCCTGAGCACCCAGCTCAACGAGTTCTGGTCGGGCGAGTTCCCGAACGCCACCGACGAACAGATCCTCAATCTCCGCTTCGAACTCGCCAACGTGCTGCGCTCGCAGGGCCAGTACCAGGACGCCCTGGATCTGGACGAGAAGACCCTCGCCGACCAGCGGCAGCTCCTGGGCGACGACCATCCGAGCATCCTGATCACGTCCGGAAGCTTTGCCGCCGACCTACGGGCGGTGGGCCGCTTCACCGAGGCCCTGGAACTGGACCAGCGGATCTACCGTGGCTTCCGCGAGATCTTCGGTGAGGACCATCCTCGTACCCTCACCTCCGCCAACAACCTCGCGATCGACTACCGGCTCGCCGGTCAGAGCGAGGACGCCCGCCGCCTCGACGAGGACACGGTGCGCCGCCGCACCGCGCTGCTGGGAACGCTGCACCCGTACACCCTGACCACCCAGGGCCACCACGCCCGCGACCTGCGGGAACTGGGCGACTACAAGAATTCGGTGGACATCCTGCGCGAGGTCCGCGAGGGCTTCAAGCAGGTCATGAACCCGAACGTGCCCGAGGTACTGCGGGTCGACAAGAGCCTCGCGGTCTCCCTGCGCAAAGACGGCCAGGTCGCGGAGGCACTGCGGATCACCCAGGAGACCTGGGAGACGTACACCCTGTACCGCGACCGCTACGGCAGCACGATCCCCGAGGCGCTGGCCTGCGGGCTCAACCTCGCCGCGGACTACTTCGCCACGGATCCGGAGCACGGCGCGGCGCGTGCGGTCGAGCTGGTCGACGAGGTGCTGGAGGGGTACAGGAACATCTTCGGACCCGAGCACCCGTTCGTCATGTGCTGCCTCAACAACCTGTCCATCTACCGCCGCGCCCTGGGCGAGGCGGAGAGGGCCGCCGAACTCAGCGAGCGGGCCCGCGACGCCCTGGCGGCGGACCTCGGGGGCGACCACCCCGCCGTGTTGTCCGCCGGCCTGAACCTCGCCAACGCCTACGGCGATCTGGGGCTCCACAACCGGGCCGAACAGTGGGAGCGGCTGGCCATTGAGGGCTTCCGCGCCCGGTTCGGGGCGGATCACCCGGACGTCCTGGTCAGTACCGGGAACCTGTCCGTGACCCTGCGGGGCATGCGGCGGGGGGACGAGGCCGAGCGGCTCCAGCAGCAGGCGGAGTCCAGGCTGTCACAGCTGCTGGGCGACGCCCATCCGGTCACCGAGTCCGTCCGCGCCGGGCGCCGGGTCGGCCGGGACCTGGAGCCGCAACAGACGTGA